One Desulfolucanica intricata genomic region harbors:
- the gltX gene encoding glutamate--tRNA ligase gives MSNVRVRFAPSPTGPLHIGGARSALFNWLYARRNNGSFIVRIEDTDLERSSRASEENILAALRWLGLDWDEGVEVGGENGPYRQTERLQLYNEYLQVLLKNGDAYYCYCTEEELAAEREALLASGEIRYSGKCRDLSGDERCRLESEGRKPVVRFRVPEEKTITVDDLVRGQVSFDCSGIGDFIIMKSDGIPTYNFAVTVDDYSMGITHVIRAEEHLSNTPRQILIYRALGWNVPRFAHVSLILGKDRTKMSKRHGATSIEQYQSQGYLPEALVNFLALLGWSPGGEEEVFTLEDLKGQFSLDRVAKSPAVFDLEKLNWLNGYYIRNSSLDRITELAIPFLREARYITGEVSEETFQWLKKVMAAVRERIESFSELPQHVDIFFSEMLDYDDAAQEILRQEQVPIVFNFLRDKLSALEDLEESSVKKVLRALSKELGLGGKKVYMPLRVALTGRTHGPELYQVIPILGKELTAARLAHALQF, from the coding sequence TTGTCTAATGTGCGCGTAAGATTTGCACCCAGCCCTACCGGGCCTTTACATATTGGCGGAGCCCGTTCGGCTCTCTTCAACTGGTTGTATGCCCGCCGAAACAACGGGAGTTTTATTGTGCGTATCGAGGATACAGATTTGGAGCGTTCCTCACGTGCTTCGGAAGAAAATATATTAGCAGCTTTAAGATGGTTGGGATTGGATTGGGATGAAGGTGTCGAGGTAGGTGGAGAGAACGGGCCATACCGGCAGACTGAGCGTTTGCAGCTTTATAATGAATATTTACAGGTTCTATTGAAAAATGGGGATGCCTATTATTGTTACTGCACTGAGGAGGAACTGGCGGCTGAGCGCGAAGCTTTATTGGCCAGTGGAGAAATTCGTTATAGTGGTAAGTGTCGGGACTTATCTGGTGATGAGCGGTGCCGGCTGGAATCAGAAGGACGTAAGCCTGTGGTCAGATTCAGGGTTCCTGAAGAAAAGACAATTACTGTTGACGATCTGGTTCGGGGGCAAGTCTCTTTTGATTGCAGTGGAATTGGTGACTTTATCATTATGAAGTCTGACGGTATACCCACTTATAATTTCGCAGTGACAGTTGACGATTATAGTATGGGTATAACTCATGTTATCCGGGCCGAGGAACACCTGTCAAATACACCCAGACAAATATTAATATACCGGGCTTTAGGGTGGAATGTCCCCCGATTTGCGCATGTTTCGTTAATTTTGGGAAAAGATCGAACTAAGATGAGTAAACGCCACGGGGCCACTTCAATTGAACAATATCAATCCCAGGGATACTTGCCGGAAGCCCTGGTTAATTTTCTTGCTTTGCTGGGTTGGTCTCCCGGTGGGGAAGAAGAAGTATTTACACTGGAGGACTTAAAAGGTCAATTTTCATTGGACCGGGTAGCAAAAAGCCCGGCAGTGTTTGATTTGGAAAAACTTAATTGGTTAAACGGGTATTATATTCGTAATAGTTCTTTAGATAGAATTACAGAATTAGCCATTCCTTTTTTAAGGGAAGCACGTTATATTACCGGGGAAGTATCAGAAGAAACTTTTCAGTGGCTAAAAAAGGTTATGGCTGCTGTTCGTGAACGTATAGAAAGTTTTAGCGAACTACCTCAGCATGTAGATATATTTTTTAGTGAGATGCTTGACTATGATGATGCTGCGCAAGAGATTCTAAGGCAAGAACAGGTTCCTATCGTATTTAACTTTTTAAGAGACAAGCTGTCGGCCTTGGAGGACTTAGAGGAGTCTTCTGTTAAAAAAGTTTTGAGGGCACTCAGTAAAGAGCTGGGTTTAGGTGGAAAAAAAGTATATATGCCGCTGCGGGTGGCTTTGACAGGGAGAACCCACGGGCCGGAATTGTACCAGGTGATTCCTATTCTCGGCAAGGAGCTAACTGCTGCCAGGCTTGCTCATGCATTACAGTTTTAA